A single region of the Penaeus chinensis breed Huanghai No. 1 chromosome 41, ASM1920278v2, whole genome shotgun sequence genome encodes:
- the LOC125047632 gene encoding translation initiation factor IF-2-like: protein MGGWAAVLLLAMVGGALAAPPAPTATKRSAEDIQFGNQQNPPVSLLDDSALPGAFPSSETSEEARPPKEPAEAPEEAAPREQPAEAKDVPRREPMERDLPPVALASRWPFHGPRSVRLYRPRQYLPAWSLPLSAESFLSRRRRSAAAPPHPPAAHADPRKSQQVSSRVLEFGHRHKRDLRPLTRRPRDLASNVNLDNLLRNVDVVELLGLLSRGGGQGGPVGAGPMGAGALGAGPMGAGALGAGPRGRSHQQGFGTLSYAPVSPAAPKFSPQPRVFPEYEEDEDEDAGEEAMGPGARGQQWYPVVPAGGRVWRRSGALGLSAVPGFKRSAFRANNMQAQRARNQDDDLYSLAAMLGAELDPATHRIQRAAM, encoded by the exons ATGGGCGGCTGGGCAGCTGTGCTTCTGCTGGCGATGGTGGGCGGGGCGCTGGCTGCACCCCCCGCGCCCACGG ccaccaaGCGCTCGGCCGAGGACATCCAGTTCGGCAACCAGCAGAATCCGCCCGTCAGTCTGCTGGACGACAGCGCCCTCCCGGGGGCCTTCCCGTCCAGCGAGACCAGTG aaGAGGCCCGCCCGCCGAAGGAGCCTGCGGAGGCGCCCGAGGAGGCCGCGCCGAGGGAGCAGCCGGCGGAGGCGAAGGACGTGCCCCGCCGCGAGCCGATGGAGCGAGACCTCCCGCCGGTGGCGCTGGCGAGCAGGTGGCCCTTCCATGGGCCCAGGAGCGTCCGCCTCTACCGCCCACGGCAGTACTTGcctg CCTGGAGCCTCCCCCTCTCGGCCGAGAGCTTTCTCTCCCGCCGCCGTCGCTCGGCCGctgccccccctcacccccccgccgCGCACGCCGACCCGCGCAAGTC CCAGCAGGTATCCTCCCGCGTCCTGGAGTTCGGGCACCGCCACAAGCGTGACCTCCGACCCCTGACCCGCCGGCCCCGTGACCTCGCCTCGAACGTGAACTTGGACAACCTTCTGCGAAACGTTGACGTGGTGGAGCTGCTCGGTCTGCTGTCTCGGGGGGGCGGCCAGGGAGGGCCGGTGGGCGCCGGACCAATGGGCGCCGGGGCATTGGGCGCCGGACCAATGGGCGCCGGGGCATTGGGCGCAGGGCCGCGGGGCAGGAGTCACCAGCAGGGCTTCGGCACCCTCTCCTACGCGCCCGTGTCCCCTGCGGCGCCCAA GTTCTCGCCGCAACCCCGCGTCTTCCCCGAgtacgaggaggacgaggacgaagacgcaGGAGAGGAGGCGATGGGGCCAGGGGCTCGGGGGCAGCAGTGGTATCCTGTAG TGCCAGCCGGAGGACGCGTCTGGCGGAGGTCCGGTGCCCTGGGGCTGTCTGCTGTGCCGGGCTTCAAGAGGTCGGCTTTCAGGGCCAACAACATGCAGGCTCAGCGCGCTAGGAACCAAGAT GACGACCTGTACTCCTTGGCCGCAATGTTGGGAGCCGAGCTCGACCCCGCCACCCACCGCATCCAACGCGCCGCGATGTAG